Proteins from one Salmonella bongori NCTC 12419 genomic window:
- the proV gene encoding glycine betaine/L-proline ABC transporter ATP-binding protein ProV: protein MAIKLEVKNLYKIFGEHPQRAFKYIEKGLSKEQILEKTGLSLGVKDASLAIEEGEIFVIMGLSGSGKSTMVRLLNRLIEPTRGQVLIDGVDIAKISDAELREVRRKKIAMVFQSFALMPHMTVQDNTAFGMELAGIPAQERREKALDALRQVGLENYAQAYPDELSGGMRQRVGLARALAINPDILLMDEAFSALDPLIRTEMQDELVKLQAKHQRTIVFISHDLDEAMRIGDRIAIMQNGEVVQVGTPDEILNNPANDYVRTFFRGVDISQVFSAKDIARRSPVGLIRKTPGFGPRSALKLLQDEDREYGYVIERGNKFVGVVSIDSLKAALSQAQGIEAALIDAPLVVDAQTPLSELLSHVGQAPCAVPVVDEEHQYVGIISKRMLLQALDREGGNND from the coding sequence ATGGCAATTAAATTAGAAGTGAAGAATCTATATAAAATATTTGGGGAGCATCCACAGCGAGCTTTCAAATATATTGAAAAGGGATTATCGAAAGAGCAAATACTGGAAAAGACTGGGCTATCGCTTGGCGTTAAAGACGCCAGTCTGGCCATTGAAGAAGGCGAGATATTTGTCATCATGGGATTATCCGGTTCGGGTAAATCCACAATGGTACGCCTTCTCAATCGCCTGATTGAACCCACCCGCGGTCAGGTACTGATCGACGGCGTTGATATCGCAAAAATATCCGACGCTGAGCTTCGCGAGGTGCGCAGGAAAAAGATTGCGATGGTCTTTCAGTCATTTGCGCTAATGCCGCATATGACAGTGCAGGATAATACGGCATTCGGTATGGAGTTAGCAGGCATCCCGGCACAAGAGCGTCGCGAAAAAGCGTTGGACGCCTTGCGCCAGGTTGGTCTGGAAAATTATGCGCAGGCCTATCCGGATGAACTATCCGGCGGGATGCGTCAGCGTGTTGGACTTGCCCGCGCACTGGCAATCAACCCTGATATATTATTAATGGATGAGGCTTTCTCCGCACTCGACCCATTAATTCGTACCGAAATGCAGGATGAGTTGGTGAAATTGCAGGCAAAACATCAGCGCACCATTGTCTTTATTTCCCACGATCTTGATGAGGCAATGCGTATTGGCGACAGGATTGCCATTATGCAAAATGGCGAAGTGGTACAAGTCGGTACGCCGGATGAAATCCTGAATAATCCGGCAAATGATTATGTTCGCACGTTCTTCCGGGGTGTGGATATTAGTCAAGTCTTTAGCGCCAAAGATATTGCCCGTCGCAGCCCTGTGGGACTAATTCGTAAAACCCCTGGTTTCGGTCCGCGTTCAGCGCTGAAATTATTACAGGATGAAGACCGGGAATATGGCTACGTCATTGAACGTGGTAATAAATTCGTAGGCGTTGTGTCTATCGATTCCTTAAAAGCGGCATTAAGTCAGGCACAAGGCATTGAAGCAGCGCTTATCGACGCCCCCCTGGTCGTTGACGCGCAAACCCCACTTAGCGAGTTGCTCTCCCACGTCGGTCAGGCACCCTGTGCGGTGCCAGTTGTCGATGAGGAACACCAGTATGTTGGCATTATTTCAAAACGTATGTTGCTACAGGCATTAGATCGCGAGGGAGGAAACAATGACTGA
- the proW gene encoding glycine betaine/L-proline ABC transporter permease ProW, whose translation MTDQTNPWDTAQVADNTAQTADAWGTPAGVATDGGSTDWLNSAPASAPEHFSLLDPFHKTLIPLDSWVTEGIDWVVTHFRPLFQGIRVPVDYILNGFQQLLLGMPAPVAMIVFALIAWQISGVGMGIATLVSLILIGAIGAWSQAMITLALVLTALLFCVVIGLPMGIWLARSPRAAKIVRPLLDAMQTTPAFVYLVPIVMLFGIGNVPGVVVTIIFALPPIVRLTILGINQVPADLIEASRSFGASPRQMLFKVQLPLAMPTIMAGVNQTLMLALSMVVIASMIAVGGLGQMVLRGIGRLDMGLATVGGVGIVILAIILDRLTQAVGRDSRSRGNRRWYTTGPVGLITRPFIK comes from the coding sequence ATGACTGATCAAACCAATCCGTGGGATACTGCACAGGTGGCTGATAACACGGCGCAAACGGCTGATGCCTGGGGAACACCGGCAGGCGTGGCAACAGATGGCGGCAGCACCGACTGGCTGAACAGCGCACCAGCGTCGGCACCTGAACACTTTTCTCTTCTGGACCCGTTCCATAAAACGCTGATCCCGCTGGATAGCTGGGTCACCGAAGGGATCGACTGGGTAGTGACTCATTTCCGCCCCCTTTTTCAGGGCATTCGTGTGCCGGTGGATTACATCCTTAACGGTTTTCAGCAACTGCTGCTGGGAATGCCCGCTCCCGTGGCGATGATTGTCTTTGCGCTGATCGCCTGGCAGATTTCCGGCGTAGGCATGGGCATCGCAACGCTGGTATCGCTGATCCTGATCGGCGCGATCGGCGCCTGGTCGCAGGCAATGATTACCCTGGCACTGGTGCTGACCGCCCTGTTGTTCTGCGTCGTGATCGGATTACCGATGGGAATCTGGCTGGCACGCAGCCCACGCGCGGCAAAAATAGTCCGTCCGCTGCTGGATGCGATGCAGACCACACCCGCGTTCGTCTATCTGGTGCCGATTGTCATGTTATTCGGCATCGGTAACGTACCGGGCGTTGTCGTCACGATTATTTTTGCCCTGCCACCGATCGTACGTCTGACGATCCTGGGCATTAACCAGGTACCAGCCGACTTAATCGAAGCGTCGCGCTCGTTTGGTGCCAGTCCACGCCAAATGCTGTTCAAAGTGCAATTGCCGCTGGCGATGCCCACCATTATGGCCGGCGTCAACCAGACTCTGATGCTTGCACTCTCTATGGTCGTCATCGCCTCAATGATTGCGGTCGGCGGTCTTGGCCAGATGGTACTACGTGGCATCGGCCGCCTTGATATGGGGCTGGCAACTGTGGGCGGCGTCGGCATTGTGATCCTCGCCATTATTCTGGACCGTCTGACGCAGGCGGTCGGACGCGACTCGCGCAGCCGTGGCAACCGTCGCTGGTATACCACCGGTCCTGTTGGGCTAATCACCCGCCCTTTCATTAAATAA
- the proX gene encoding glycine betaine/L-proline ABC transporter substrate-binding protein ProX, whose translation MRHTVIFASAFATLVTASAFAADLPGKGITVQPVQSTISEESFQTLLVSRALEKLGYTVNKPSEVDYNVGYTSIASGDATFTAVNWQPLHDDMYAAAGGDKKFYREGVFVSGAAQGYLIDKKTADQYNITNIAQLKDPKIAKIFDTNGDGKADMMGCSPGWGCEAVINHQNKAFDLEKTVEVSHGNYAAMMADTITRFKEGKPVLYYTWTPYWVSDVMKPGKDVVWLQVPFSSLPGEQKNIDTKLPNGANYGFPVNTMHIVANKAWAEKNPAAAKLFAIMKLPLADINAQNAMMHAGKSSEADVQNHVDGWINAHQQQFDGWVKAALDAQK comes from the coding sequence ATGCGACATACCGTGATATTTGCCTCAGCGTTTGCCACCCTTGTCACCGCCAGCGCTTTCGCTGCCGACCTGCCTGGCAAAGGCATTACCGTCCAGCCTGTTCAAAGTACCATCTCTGAAGAGTCTTTCCAGACGTTACTGGTCAGCCGGGCGCTGGAAAAGCTTGGCTATACCGTGAATAAGCCCAGTGAAGTCGATTACAACGTAGGCTATACCTCCATCGCCTCAGGCGATGCGACGTTTACCGCCGTGAACTGGCAGCCACTGCATGATGATATGTATGCCGCGGCAGGCGGAGATAAAAAGTTTTACCGCGAGGGGGTCTTCGTCTCAGGCGCGGCACAGGGTTATCTGATCGATAAAAAAACGGCAGATCAGTACAACATCACTAATATCGCACAGCTAAAAGATCCGAAAATCGCTAAAATCTTCGATACCAACGGCGACGGGAAGGCGGACATGATGGGCTGCTCGCCGGGCTGGGGCTGCGAAGCGGTTATCAATCACCAGAATAAAGCGTTTGATCTGGAAAAAACCGTCGAGGTCAGCCACGGTAACTATGCGGCGATGATGGCCGACACTATTACCCGCTTTAAAGAAGGCAAGCCAGTGCTGTATTACACCTGGACACCATACTGGGTGAGCGACGTCATGAAGCCGGGTAAAGATGTTGTCTGGCTACAGGTGCCGTTCTCCTCCCTACCGGGCGAACAGAAAAATATTGATACTAAATTGCCGAACGGCGCAAACTACGGTTTCCCGGTCAACACGATGCATATTGTCGCCAATAAAGCCTGGGCGGAGAAAAATCCGGCGGCAGCGAAACTGTTTGCCATCATGAAGCTACCGTTGGCGGATATTAACGCGCAGAACGCCATGATGCATGCCGGGAAATCGTCTGAAGCCGATGTCCAGAACCACGTCGACGGCTGGATCAACGCCCACCAGCAACAGTTCGACGGCTGGGTAAAAGCAGCGCTGGACGCGCAAAAATAA
- a CDS encoding MFS transporter produces MTKPTQGLSPALIVLMSVATGLAVASNYYVQPLLDTIAHQFSLSASAAGFIVTAAQLGYAAGLLFLVPLGDMFERRTLIVSMTLLAAGGMLITASSQSLSMMILGTALTGLFSVVAQILVPLAATLATPDKRGKVVGTIMSGLLLGILLARTVAGLLANLGGWRTVFWVASVLMTLMAVALWRGLPKINVETHLNYPQLLGSVFSLFIHDKLLRTRALLGCLTFANFSILWTSMAFLLAAPPFHYSEGMIGLFGLAGAAGALGARPAGGLADKGKSHLTTTVGLLLLLFSWLAIWFGHISVLALIIGILILDLTVQGVHITNQTVIYRLHPDARNRLTAGYMTSYFIGGAAGSLISASAWQHAGWAGVCLAGMTVAILNLLVWWRGFHRQEAVN; encoded by the coding sequence ATGACGAAACCCACTCAGGGGCTTAGCCCGGCGCTGATCGTTTTAATGTCTGTTGCTACCGGCCTGGCCGTCGCCAGCAACTACTACGTACAGCCGCTACTCGATACTATTGCGCATCAATTTTCACTTTCCGCCAGCGCCGCAGGGTTTATCGTTACCGCCGCGCAACTGGGCTATGCCGCTGGCCTGCTATTTCTGGTGCCGCTCGGCGACATGTTTGAACGCCGAACGCTTATCGTCTCCATGACGTTGCTGGCCGCAGGCGGAATGCTGATCACCGCCAGTAGTCAATCGCTCAGCATGATGATCCTCGGCACGGCATTAACCGGATTGTTCTCTGTTGTGGCGCAGATTCTGGTTCCGCTGGCGGCCACACTTGCGACGCCCGACAAACGCGGCAAAGTAGTCGGCACTATTATGAGCGGCCTGCTACTGGGGATTCTGCTGGCGAGAACGGTCGCCGGACTACTGGCAAACCTTGGCGGGTGGCGCACTGTATTTTGGGTAGCATCGGTATTAATGACGCTAATGGCCGTCGCATTGTGGCGAGGACTGCCTAAAATCAATGTCGAAACCCATCTTAATTATCCGCAATTATTGGGTTCCGTATTCAGCCTGTTTATTCATGATAAATTGCTGCGAACCCGCGCGTTGCTGGGCTGTCTGACCTTTGCTAATTTCAGCATTCTTTGGACGTCGATGGCCTTTTTACTCGCCGCGCCGCCGTTTCACTATTCCGAAGGGATGATTGGCCTGTTCGGCCTGGCGGGAGCGGCTGGCGCTCTGGGCGCACGTCCAGCCGGCGGATTGGCCGATAAAGGCAAATCACACCTTACTACCACGGTCGGATTACTGCTGCTGCTATTTTCCTGGCTGGCTATCTGGTTTGGGCACATCTCAGTCCTGGCGCTGATTATTGGCATTCTGATTCTGGATCTCACGGTCCAGGGTGTGCATATCACTAATCAGACGGTCATCTATCGCCTGCATCCGGACGCGCGTAATCGGCTCACCGCCGGCTATATGACCAGCTACTTTATCGGCGGTGCCGCCGGCTCGCTGATTTCCGCCTCGGCCTGGCAACATGCCGGATGGGCTGGCGTTTGCCTGGCGGGTATGACAGTAGCCATACTTAATCTGCTGGTCTGGTGGCGAGGTTTTCACCGCCAGGAAGCCGTAAATTAA
- the mprA gene encoding transcriptional repressor MprA, producing MDSSFTPIEQMLKFRASRHEDFPYQEILLTRLCMHMQGKLLENRNKMLKAQGINETLFMALITLESQENHSIQPSELSCALGSSRTNATRIADELEKRGWIERRESDNDRRCLHLQLTEKGQAFLQEVLPPQHHCLHQLWSSLSTAEKDQLEHITRKLLTRLDQMEQEGTVLEALR from the coding sequence ATGGATAGTTCGTTTACGCCCATTGAACAAATGCTAAAATTTCGCGCCAGCCGTCACGAAGATTTTCCGTACCAGGAAATTCTTTTGACCCGCCTTTGTATGCATATGCAAGGCAAACTCCTGGAAAACCGCAATAAAATGCTGAAGGCTCAAGGGATTAACGAGACGTTGTTTATGGCGTTGATTACGCTGGAGTCTCAGGAAAACCACAGTATTCAGCCGTCTGAATTAAGCTGCGCGCTGGGTTCATCCCGCACCAATGCAACACGCATTGCCGATGAACTGGAAAAACGCGGCTGGATTGAGCGTCGTGAGAGTGATAACGATCGCCGTTGTTTGCATCTGCAATTAACGGAGAAAGGTCAGGCTTTTTTGCAAGAAGTGCTTCCGCCTCAGCATCATTGTCTGCATCAGCTCTGGTCATCACTTAGCACTGCCGAAAAAGATCAACTCGAGCATATCACCCGTAAGCTCCTGACGCGTCTTGATCAGATGGAGCAGGAAGGCACCGTTCTTGAGGCGCTTCGCTAA
- the emrA gene encoding multidrug efflux MFS transporter periplasmic adaptor subunit EmrA, whose product MSANAEIQTPQQSAKKKGKRKTALLLLTLLFIIIAVAYGIYWFLVLRHIEETDDAYVAGNQVQIMAQVSGSVTKVWADNTDFVKEGDVLVTLDQTDARQAFEKAKTALASSVRQTHQLMINSKQLQANIDVQKTALAQAQSDFNRRVPLGNANLIGREELQHARDAVASAQAKLDVAIQQYNANQAMILNSKLEDQPAVQQAATEVRNAWLALERTRIVSPMTGYVSRRAVQPGAQISPTTPLMAVVPATDLWVDANFKETQLANMRIGQPVTIITDIYGDDVKYTGKVVGLDMGTGSAFSLLPAQNATGNWIKVVQRLPVRVELDARQLEQHPLRIGLSTLVTVDTANRDGQVLASQVRTTPVAESNAREINLAPVNKLIDDIVQANAG is encoded by the coding sequence ATGAGCGCAAATGCGGAGATTCAAACCCCGCAGCAATCGGCTAAGAAGAAAGGCAAACGCAAAACGGCGCTGCTACTTCTTACCTTGCTCTTTATTATTATTGCCGTGGCATATGGAATTTATTGGTTTTTAGTATTGCGTCATATTGAAGAGACAGATGATGCTTACGTGGCAGGGAACCAGGTTCAAATCATGGCGCAGGTGTCAGGCAGCGTGACGAAAGTCTGGGCTGATAACACTGACTTTGTTAAAGAGGGCGATGTTCTGGTCACGCTCGATCAGACCGATGCCAGACAGGCATTTGAAAAAGCCAAAACGGCGCTGGCCTCCAGCGTGCGTCAGACACACCAGCTGATGATTAACAGCAAGCAGCTACAGGCGAATATCGATGTGCAAAAAACTGCACTGGCGCAAGCGCAAAGCGATTTTAACCGCCGTGTACCGCTGGGTAATGCCAATCTTATTGGCCGCGAAGAGCTGCAGCACGCCCGTGATGCTGTTGCCAGCGCACAGGCCAAACTGGATGTCGCTATTCAACAGTACAATGCCAATCAGGCGATGATACTCAACAGTAAGCTGGAAGATCAGCCGGCGGTTCAACAAGCCGCAACCGAGGTACGCAACGCCTGGCTGGCGCTGGAACGTACCCGCATCGTCAGCCCTATGACCGGTTATGTCTCTCGCCGCGCCGTTCAGCCTGGCGCGCAGATTAGCCCCACCACGCCGTTGATGGCCGTCGTGCCTGCTACAGACCTGTGGGTAGACGCCAACTTTAAAGAGACGCAGCTAGCCAATATGCGCATTGGGCAGCCGGTCACGATTATCACCGATATTTATGGCGACGACGTCAAATACACCGGTAAAGTCGTTGGTCTGGATATGGGGACAGGCAGCGCCTTTTCGCTGTTGCCCGCGCAAAACGCGACGGGTAACTGGATTAAAGTCGTTCAGCGTCTGCCGGTACGCGTCGAACTGGATGCCCGGCAGTTAGAGCAACATCCGCTGCGTATAGGTTTATCGACGCTGGTAACGGTAGATACTGCTAACCGCGACGGTCAGGTACTGGCCAGCCAGGTACGAACGACGCCAGTGGCCGAAAGTAACGCACGCGAAATTAATCTCGCGCCGGTCAATAAACTGATCGACGACATTGTGCAGGCTAACGCGGGTTAA
- the emrB gene encoding multidrug efflux MFS transporter permease subunit EmrB — protein sequence MQQQKPLEGAQLVIMTIALSLATFMQVLDSTIANVAIPTIAGNLGSSLSQGTWVITSFGVANAISIPLTGWLAKRFGEVKLFMWSTVAFAAASWACGVSNSLNMLIFFRVVQGVVAGPLIPLSQSLLLNNYPPAKRSIALALWSMTVIVAPICGPILGGYISDNYHWGWIFFINVPIGVAVVLMTLQTLRGRETRTEQRRIDAIGLALLVIGIGSLQIMLDRGKELDWFSSQEIIILTVVAVIAISFLIVWELTDDNPIVDLSLFKSRNFTIGCLCISLAYMLYFGAIVLLPQLLQEVYGYTATWAGLASAPVGIIPVILSPIIGRFAHKLDMRRLVTFSFIMYAVCFYWRAWTFEPGMDFGASAWPQFIQGFAVACFFMPLTTITLSGLPPERLAAASSLSNFTRTLAGSIGTSITTTMWTDRESLHHAQLTESVTAYNPNAQAMYDKLEGLGMTHQQASGWIAQQITNQGLIISANEIFWMSAGIFLVLLGLVWFAKPPFGAGGGGGGAH from the coding sequence ATGCAACAGCAAAAACCGCTGGAAGGCGCGCAGCTCGTCATCATGACGATCGCGCTGTCGCTGGCGACATTCATGCAGGTGCTGGACTCCACCATTGCCAATGTGGCTATTCCTACCATCGCCGGGAACCTGGGGTCTTCCCTAAGCCAGGGGACATGGGTTATCACCTCTTTCGGGGTAGCGAACGCTATCTCGATTCCCTTAACCGGCTGGCTGGCGAAACGCTTTGGCGAAGTCAAACTGTTCATGTGGTCGACGGTAGCCTTTGCCGCTGCCTCCTGGGCCTGCGGCGTGTCGAACAGCCTGAATATGCTGATCTTCTTCCGCGTGGTTCAGGGTGTGGTGGCCGGGCCGCTGATTCCGCTCTCGCAAAGTCTGCTGCTGAATAACTATCCGCCTGCGAAACGTTCCATTGCGCTGGCGCTCTGGTCAATGACCGTCATTGTCGCGCCGATTTGCGGCCCGATTCTGGGGGGCTATATCAGCGATAACTACCACTGGGGATGGATTTTCTTCATCAACGTACCGATTGGCGTTGCCGTCGTTTTGATGACGTTGCAAACGCTGCGCGGGCGCGAAACCCGTACCGAACAGCGGCGTATTGATGCTATCGGCCTGGCATTATTGGTGATAGGCATCGGCAGTCTGCAAATCATGCTCGATCGCGGTAAAGAGCTGGACTGGTTCTCTTCGCAGGAAATTATCATCCTGACCGTGGTGGCCGTCATCGCCATCAGTTTTCTGATTGTCTGGGAGCTGACTGACGATAACCCTATTGTCGATCTCTCTCTCTTTAAATCACGTAATTTCACTATCGGTTGTTTGTGTATCAGCCTTGCCTACATGCTCTATTTCGGCGCCATTGTTCTGCTGCCGCAGCTTTTGCAGGAGGTTTACGGCTATACCGCGACGTGGGCAGGTCTGGCGTCAGCGCCGGTCGGCATTATCCCGGTGATTCTGTCGCCGATTATCGGACGCTTCGCCCATAAACTGGATATGCGCAGGCTGGTCACGTTCAGCTTCATTATGTACGCCGTTTGTTTCTACTGGCGCGCCTGGACGTTCGAACCCGGTATGGATTTTGGCGCTTCTGCGTGGCCACAGTTTATTCAGGGGTTTGCCGTTGCCTGCTTCTTTATGCCGCTGACTACCATTACGCTCTCCGGGCTACCGCCCGAACGACTGGCGGCGGCATCAAGTCTGTCGAACTTCACGCGAACGCTGGCAGGGTCAATCGGCACCTCGATTACCACCACCATGTGGACGGATCGTGAGTCGCTACACCATGCTCAGCTAACGGAGTCGGTCACGGCGTATAATCCAAACGCTCAGGCCATGTACGATAAACTGGAAGGCTTAGGAATGACGCACCAACAAGCATCAGGCTGGATAGCCCAACAGATCACTAATCAGGGGCTGATTATTTCCGCCAATGAGATTTTCTGGATGTCAGCCGGGATATTCCTGGTACTGCTCGGCCTGGTCTGGTTTGCGAAACCGCCGTTCGGCGCGGGCGGCGGCGGGGGTGGCGCGCACTAA
- the luxS gene encoding S-ribosylhomocysteine lyase has translation MPLLDSFAVDHTRMQAPAVRVAKTMNTPHGDTITVFDLRFCVPNKEVMPEKGIHTLEHLFAGFMRDHLNGNGVEIIDISPMGCRTGFYMSLIGTPDEQRVADAWKAAMADVLKVQDQNQIPELNVYQCGTYQMHSLNEAQEIARHILERDIRVNNNKELALPKEKLQELHI, from the coding sequence ATGCCATTGTTAGATAGCTTCGCAGTCGATCATACCCGGATGCAAGCGCCGGCAGTCCGCGTGGCAAAAACGATGAATACCCCACATGGTGATACCATCACCGTTTTTGATCTACGTTTTTGCGTCCCGAATAAGGAAGTGATGCCAGAAAAAGGTATCCATACGCTTGAGCATCTGTTTGCTGGCTTTATGCGCGATCATCTCAATGGTAACGGAGTAGAGATTATTGATATCTCACCGATGGGCTGTCGTACCGGTTTCTATATGAGCCTGATTGGTACACCGGACGAGCAGCGTGTTGCTGACGCATGGAAAGCGGCGATGGCCGATGTATTGAAAGTGCAGGATCAAAACCAGATCCCGGAATTAAATGTCTACCAGTGTGGTACATATCAGATGCACTCCCTGAACGAAGCGCAGGAGATCGCCCGCCACATACTGGAGCGCGATATTCGCGTGAATAACAATAAAGAGCTGGCGCTGCCGAAAGAGAAGCTGCAGGAATTGCACATTTAG
- the gshA gene encoding glutamate--cysteine ligase: MIPDVSQALAWLEKHPQALKGIQRGLERETLRVNADGTLATTGHPEALGSALTHKWITTDFAEALLEFITPVDGDIQHMLTFMRDLHRYTARKLGDERMWPLSMPCYIAKGQDIELAQYGTSNTGRFKTLYREGLKNRYGALMQTISGVHYNFSLPMTFWQAKCGVTEGEAAKEKISAGYFRLIRNYYRFGWVIPYLFGASPAICSSFLQGKPTTLPFEKTDCGMYYLPYATSLRLSDLGYTNKSQSNLGITFNDLHEYVAGLKRAIKTPSEEYAQIGLEKDGKRLQINSNVLQIENELYAPIRPKRVTRSGESPSDALLRGGIEYIEVRSLDINPFSPIGVDEQQVRFLDLFMVWCVLADAPEMSSSELLCTRTNWNRVILEGRKPGLTLGIGCETAQFPLPEVGKDLFRDLKRVAQTLDSIHGGEDYQKVCDELVACFDNPELTFSARILRSMIDTGIGGTGKALGEAYRNLLREEPLEILQEEEFIAERDASVRRQQELEAADTEPFAAWLAKHA; the protein is encoded by the coding sequence TTGATCCCGGACGTATCACAGGCTCTGGCCTGGCTGGAAAAACATCCTCAGGCGTTAAAGGGGATACAGCGCGGGTTAGAGCGCGAAACGCTGCGTGTAAATGCTGATGGCACGCTGGCGACAACGGGTCATCCTGAAGCGTTAGGCTCGGCGTTGACCCATAAATGGATTACGACAGATTTTGCGGAAGCATTGCTGGAGTTTATTACGCCAGTCGATGGTGATATCCAGCATATGCTGACCTTTATGCGCGATCTCCATCGTTACACGGCCAGGAAGCTGGGCGATGAGCGGATGTGGCCATTAAGTATGCCTTGCTATATTGCAAAGGGGCAGGATATTGAGCTGGCGCAGTACGGTACATCAAATACGGGGCGCTTTAAAACGCTCTATCGGGAAGGGCTGAAAAATCGTTATGGCGCTTTGATGCAAACCATCTCCGGCGTACATTACAATTTTTCATTACCGATGACGTTCTGGCAGGCGAAATGCGGCGTGACGGAAGGCGAAGCGGCAAAAGAAAAAATCTCTGCTGGTTACTTCCGCCTGATTCGCAACTATTACCGTTTTGGCTGGGTCATCCCGTATCTGTTTGGCGCTTCTCCGGCCATTTGTTCATCCTTCCTGCAAGGAAAGCCGACCACATTACCGTTTGAAAAAACGGACTGCGGTATGTATTACCTGCCGTATGCGACGTCGCTGCGTTTGAGCGATTTGGGGTATACCAATAAGTCGCAAAGTAATCTGGGTATTACATTTAACGATTTGCATGAATATGTCGCAGGTCTGAAGCGGGCGATTAAAACGCCATCAGAAGAGTATGCGCAGATTGGTCTGGAGAAAGACGGTAAGCGATTACAGATTAACAGTAACGTTCTGCAAATTGAAAATGAACTGTATGCGCCTATTCGTCCCAAGCGTGTGACGCGCAGCGGCGAATCGCCTTCAGATGCGCTGTTACGCGGCGGTATTGAATATATTGAAGTACGTTCTCTGGATATCAATCCCTTTTCGCCGATTGGCGTAGATGAGCAACAGGTACGTTTCCTCGATCTGTTTATGGTCTGGTGCGTGCTGGCTGATGCGCCTGAGATGAGCAGTAGTGAGCTATTGTGTACGCGCACCAACTGGAATCGCGTTATTCTGGAAGGTCGTAAGCCGGGGCTTACGCTGGGAATTGGCTGTGAAACCGCGCAATTCCCGTTACCTGAAGTAGGGAAAGATCTCTTCCGCGATCTAAAACGTGTAGCGCAAACTCTGGACAGTATCCACGGGGGAGAGGATTATCAGAAAGTATGCGACGAGTTGGTTGCCTGTTTTGATAACCCTGAGCTGACGTTCTCCGCGCGTATCCTTCGCTCGATGATTGATACAGGCATTGGCGGCACAGGGAAAGCGCTTGGCGAGGCTTACCGTAATCTGCTGCGTGAAGAGCCGTTAGAGATTTTGCAGGAAGAAGAGTTTATTGCTGAACGTGACGCCTCAGTTCGTCGCCAGCAGGAACTTGAAGCGGCGGATACCGAGCCGTTTGCCGCGTGGCTTGCAAAACACGCCTGA
- a CDS encoding YqaA family protein encodes MSDGLSLLSLFASSFLSATLLPGNSEIVLVAMLVSGVSHPWALVLTATMGNSLGGVTNVILGRLFPLRKTSRWQEKATGWLKRYGAATLLLSWMPVIGDLLCLLAGWMRIPWGRTIFFLCLGKALRYVALAVATIQGMMWW; translated from the coding sequence GTGAGTGACGGACTGTCGCTCCTGTCTCTGTTTGCCAGTAGTTTTCTCAGCGCGACGCTGTTACCCGGTAATTCTGAAATTGTTTTGGTTGCTATGCTGGTTTCAGGCGTCAGTCATCCCTGGGCCCTGGTCTTAACCGCAACAATGGGTAATAGCCTTGGAGGGGTAACTAACGTTATTCTTGGGCGTTTGTTTCCGCTGCGCAAAACATCGCGCTGGCAAGAAAAAGCGACTGGCTGGCTAAAGCGTTATGGTGCAGCCACACTATTATTAAGCTGGATGCCGGTAATCGGTGATTTGTTGTGCCTGTTAGCGGGATGGATGCGCATTCCGTGGGGACGGACGATCTTTTTTTTGTGTCTTGGCAAAGCGCTGCGCTATGTTGCGCTCGCAGTGGCGACGATTCAGGGCATGATGTGGTGGTAA